The following proteins come from a genomic window of Gopherus flavomarginatus isolate rGopFla2 chromosome 22, rGopFla2.mat.asm, whole genome shotgun sequence:
- the MYCL gene encoding protein L-Myc — MEFDSYQHYFYDHDSEEDFYRSTAPSEDIWKKFELVPTPPMSPLCSAGARACCPGAGERSDWLSHCCLAGEEPEYLIDTGEIFGNLSAFVLQDCMWSGFSARERLEKVMTEKLSTGTQRVNPHKPSFAQDFGFNNSVSECVDPAAVFPCPLAENKHPPASSGPERQCDSEGEEIDVVTVEKRQSLSMRKPVTITVRADPLDPCMKHFHISIHQQQHNYAARSPPDPCSQEEASEKEIKEEPLSSPEQAAESSSPEPCLLKPGSAPSSDSEDMAKRKNHNYLERKRRNDLRSRFLALRDQVPGLANCPKTPKVVILSKASEYLQSLVNAERRMAAEKRQLKLRQHQLLKRITHLKGR; from the exons ATGGAGTTCGACTCTTACCAGCATTACTTCTATGACCATGACTCCGAGGAGGATTTCTACCGATCCACCGCCCCCAGCGAAGACATCTGGAAGAAATTCGAGCTGGTGCCCACTCCCCCCATGTCGCCCCTGTGCAGCGCGGGGGCGAGAGCCTGTTGCCCCGGGGCAGGGGAAAGGTCCGACTGGCTCTCCCACTGCTGCCTGGCCGGGGAGGAGCCCGAGTATTTGATCGACACCGGGGAGATCTTCGGGAACCTGAGCGCCTTCGTTCTCCAGGACTGCATGTGGAGCGGCTTCTCCGCCCGGGAGAGGCTGGAGAAAGTTATGACCGAGAAACTCTCCACGGGCACGCAAAGGGTTAATCCGCACAAGCCTTCCTTTGCCCAGGACTTCGGGTTCAACAACTCGGTGAGCGAGTGCGTGGATCCTGCTGCCGTTTTCCCCTGCCCCTTGGCTGAGAATAAACATCCCCCTGCCTCCTCCGGGCCCGAGCGGCAATGTGATTCTG AAGGTGAAGAGATTGATGTGGTGACAGTGGAGAAGAGACAATCGCTCAGCATGAGGAAGCCGGTCACCATCACCGTTCGAGCAGACCCCCTAGATCCCTGCATGAAACACTTCCACATCTCCATCCATCAGCAACAGCACAACTATGCTGCCCGCTCTCCACCAGACCCCTGCTCCCAGGAGGAGGCCTCAGAGAAGGAGATCAAGGAGGAGCCCCTGAGCAGCCCAGAGCAAGCGGCAGAGAGCTCATCACCTGAGCCTTGCCTGCTGAAACCCGGGAGTGCCCCGAGCTCAGATAGCGAGGACATGGCCAAGAGGAAAAACCACAACTACTTAGAACGCAAGCGGCGAAATGATCTCCGCTCACGCTTCCTGGCACTGAGGGATCAGGTCCCCGGTCTGGCTAACTGTCCCAAAACCCCCAAAGTGGTGATCCTGAGCAAAGCTTCGGAGTACCTGCAGTCGCTAGTTAATGCAGAGAGGAggatggctgcagagaaaaggcaGCTGAAGTTGAGACAGCATCAGCTGCTGAAACGAATCACCCATCTCAAGGGACGTTAG